A genomic segment from Lutzomyia longipalpis isolate SR_M1_2022 chromosome 3, ASM2433408v1 encodes:
- the LOC129792083 gene encoding homeodomain-interacting protein kinase 2 isoform X2 has protein sequence MKTSHFSTNYDFPSRPFIQGASTTICHQSSGQIHTQDKEYYQSGSGEGGDYPSSSSGFHLTTKYHHSSSSQQHQQQQQQHYDNDCSIVSTARIIASNHPSSASANSYGGGPNHLEANNKYEVAANEARNPLSTSAGDTVEATGEYHVIKNAINKNQQKGAKRKREPAECDCGCVDSTIVSSTSGPLSAAPSTSSKTAHTKVANSGGHATTQAPNKRSSSGADGDYQLVQHEVLYSLSAQYEVLEFLGRGTFGQVVKCWKKGTSEIVAIKILKNHPSYARQGQIEVSILSRLSQENADEFNFVRAFECFQHKNHTCLVFEMLEQNLYDFLKHNKFSPLPLKYIRPILQQVLTALLKLKQLGLIHADLKPENIMLVDPVRQPYRVKVIDFGSASHVSKTVCNTYLQSRYYRAPEIILGLPFCEAIDMWSLGCVVAELFLGWPLYPGSSEYDQIRYISQTQGLPTEHMLNSASKTAKFFYRDVDSTYPFWRLKTPEEHEAETNTRSKEARKYIFNCLDDIGQVNVPTDLEGGQLLAEKTDRREFIDLLKRMLTIDQERRITPAEALNHAFTTLTHLVDYAHCNNVKASVQMMEVCRRSDFHTVQPAQTLVTNFVPNTTENMTFTINNQLTSQVQRLVRERPTTYDNLYQIYGGRTVGRQYASGRTDAFQHQLVSSILCPPGYQAMPSPTKHVVVGGTAMQPPLQITSQQYVNVPVPVSMVEPSSGQRMLLTNAVQTNSVAWPQSGRQVALVPSWPQQGAPHSLIVDPAPFLNVEEIYPKHHLSLQRHEPKKESPLQHLVVPRHDKKETNQLSPVKKRVKESTPPHQQRYNRTHISPQYHHSSHHFYGSSGTNGSGNIQQPLISLQEQQTVMPASVGHHAEVVSGSHGGSHHHHSSSNHHSHHNHHGHTNSGQSGNAAYVSGVGNSVAKQQTITIHDTPSPTAIITISDSEDESPEVHQTPCKNTTRSHNSSSSSCRSNHPSNVSNNQNVGTMTNSSSSSSVNSSNRNRKNVISCVTVGDSDNEERARSPKVIQQNLTHHTSKATTASSGHHHTHAQPVQQGSNHTSEQRHKSSQSSSSSVKYEPHAVQSQKKRLLAMAQNECFLQTSSSSSNQLHVPKQEPTEFTYDYTQVDKRASWAPPAHHNHHKRDTAPYMSSQHPPPMAHTKNSSTAVAAVAAASWGAPVYRQQHQSANTPLGSSPGGLMQQDIYAQSDIYRRPTVFVSQAPYQTYNRVVPPPAHNGSSRQVLPSHPLPAHIQFPAQYSQFGPLSPAQVANKHGHYQTANLWFGE, from the exons ATGAAAACGTCGCATTTTTCGACCAACTACGACTTCCCGAGTCGCCCTTTTATTCAGGGAGCATCAACAACAATTTGTCACCAATCAAGCGGGCAAATTCACACGCAAGACAAGGAATACTACCAAAGTGGCAGCGGTGAAGGCGGCGATTATCCATCATCATCGTCAGGCTTTCATCTTACCACCAAATACCATCATTCATCGTCCTCCCAGCAACACcaacagcaacaacaacaacactaTGATAACGATTGCTCCATAGTTAGCACGGCGAGGATCATCGCAAGCAATCACCCATCATCTGCTTCCGCTAATTCATACGGCGGTGGTCCAAATCATTTGGAAGCAAATAACAAATATGAGGTAGCGGCCAATGAGGCCCGAAATCCCCTTAGTACAAGTGCAGGAGATACTGTAGAAGCCACGGGGGAATATCACGTAATTAAGAACgcaatcaataaaaatcagCAGAAAGGAGCAAAGAGAAAACGAGAACCAG CTGAGTGCGATTGCGGTTGTGTTGACTCAACAATTGTTAGTAGTACGTCGGGGCCGCTTAGTGCTGCCCCATCGACCAGCTCAAAAACGGCACACACTAAAGTTGCAAATTCTGGGGGTCATGCAACAACGCAGGCCCCCAATAAACGTTCCAGCAGCGGCGCTGACGGTGACTATCAATTGGTTCAGCATGAAGTTTTGTATTCGCTATCAGCACAATATGAg gtGCTGGAGTTTCTTGGACGTGGTACTTTTGGACAAGTAGTTAAATGCTGGAAGAAAGGGACGAGTGAAATTGTTGCAATTAAAATCCTCAAGAATCACCCATCGTATGCGAGACAAGGGCAAATTGAAGTTTCCATTTTATCCCGCCTAAGCCAGGAGAATGCCGATGAATTCAACTTTGTGCGGGCATTTGAGTGCTTTCAGCACAAAAACCATACATGTTTGGTTTTTGAAATGCTGGAGCAGAATTTATATGACTTCTTGAAGCATAACAAATTTTCACCTCTGCCACTGAAATACATTAGACCAATACTTCagcag GTTTTGACGGCCctattgaaattaaaacaaCTGGGACTGATTCACGCTGATCTTAAACCAGAAAATATTATGCTCGTGGATCCAGTGCGTCAACCTTACAg ggtgAAAGTTATTGACTTTGGCAGTGCATCGCATGTAAGTAAAACAGTGTGCAACACGTACTTACAATCGCGCTACTATCGAGCACCGGAAATTATTCTGGGATTGCCATTTTGCGAGGCAATTGACATGTGGTCCCTTGGATGTGTGGTAGCTGAGCTATTTCTTGGTTGGCCTTTGTATCCTGGTTCATCGGAATATGATCAAATTAG gTACATATCGCAAACACAAGGTCTGCCGACTGAACACATGCTCAACAGTGCTAGCAAGACGGCAAAATTCTTCTATCGTGATGTGGACTCAACGTATCCTTTCTGGCGTTTAAAGACACCTGAAGAACACGAAGCTGAAACGAATACACGGAGTAAAGAAGCAAGAAAGTATATCTTCAACTGCTTGGATGATATTGGTCAAGTGAATGTACCCACGGATTTGGAGGGTGGACAACTACTCGCAGAAAAGACAGATAGaagggaatttattgatttactgAAGAGGATGCTAACAATTGATCAGGAGCGTCGTATTACACCGGCTGAAGCTCTTAATCACGCCTTTACTACACTCACACACCTTGTGGATTATGCTCACTGTAACAATGTTAAGGCATCAGTGCAGATGATGGAAGTGTGTCGTCGTAGTGATTTTCATAC GGTTCAACCGGCACAGACTCTTGTCACAAATTTTGTACCTAATACAACGGAAAATATGACTTTTACCATTAATAACCAATTAACAAGTCAAGTGCAGCGTTTAGTCCGTGAACGTCCTACCACATATGACAATCTCTATCAAATTTATGGAG GTCGAACTGTAGGTCGGCAGTATGCTAGTGGACGTACAGATGCTTTCCAACATCAACTGGTATCAAGTATTCTCTGTCCACCTGGGTATCAGGCAATGCCCAGTCCAACGAAGCATGTTGTAGTTGGTGGAACTGCTATGCAACCACCGCTGCAGATAACATCGCAGCAGTATGTTAATGTACCAGTACCTGTATCAATGGTGGAACCATCGTCGGGTCAGCGAATGCTCCTCACGAATGCCGTGCAAACTAATAGCGTAGCATGGCCGCAGAGTGGGCGTCAAGTAGCATTGGTACCATCTTGGCCGCAACAGGGTGCACCACACTCTCTCATTGTGGATCCAGCACCTTTCCTCAATGTTGAAGAGATCTATCCCAAGCACCATCTGAGTCTGCAGCGGCATGAACCGAAAAAGGAATCACCTTTGCAGCATCTCGTTGTACCGCGACATGATAAAAAGGAAACAAATCAATTGTCTCCAGTTAAGAAGCGCGTGAAAGAGAGTACCCCACCACATCAGCAACGCTACAATCGTACCCACATTTCGCCACAATATCACCACAGTTCGCATCATTTCTATGGTTCAAGTGGCACCAATGGTAGTGGGAACATCCAACAGCCATTGATATCATTGCAAGAGCAACAAACAGTTATGCCAGCATCTGTGGGTCATCATGCTGAAGTTGTGAGCGGTAGTCACGGTGGTAGCCATCACCACCATAGTAGCAGCAATCACCACAGCCATCACAACCACCATGGGCACACAAATAGTGGTCAAAGTGGGAATGCAGCGTACGTTAGTGGTGTTGGTAATTCCGTGGCGAAGCAGCAAACAATAACAATTCACGATACACCTTCACCCACGGCAATTATAACAATTTCCGACAGTGAAGATGAGAGCCCCGAAGTACACCAGACTCCATGTAAAAATACAACTCGCAGTCACAACTCCTCATCGTCATCGTGTCGCTCCAATCACCCCAGCAATGTATCAAATAATCAAAATGTCGGCACAATGACAAACTCCTCGTCATCGTCATCGGTAAATTCATCCAATAGGAATCGCAAGAATGTCATTTCTTGCGTAACAGTGGGCGACAGTGACAATGAGGAGAGAGCACGAAGCCCCAAAGTAATACAGCAAAACTTAACTCATCATACAAGTAAAGCCACCACAGCATCATCTGGTCATCACCACACGCATGCACAGCCTGTGCAACAAGGATCAAATCACACGAGTGAGCAGAGACACAAATCTTCACAGTCATCCAGTTCATCTGTTAAATATGAACCACATGCAGTTCAATCACAGAAAAAGCGTCTTCTTGCAATGGCGCAAAATGAATGTTTCCTCCAAacttcatcatcatcgtcaaATCAATTGCATGTCCCGAAGCAAGAACCAACGGAATTTACGTATGATTACACACAAGTTGATAAGAGGGCATCATGGGCACCACCGGCACATCACAATCACCACAAGAGAGATACAGCACCGTATATGTCTTCGCAGCATCCACCACCAATGGCGCATACGAAAAATTCATCAACTGCCGTGGCTGCTGTAGCTGCTGCATCATGGGGTGCACCAGTCTATCGGCAGCAACATCAATCAGCCAATACACCCCTGGGTAGTTCCCCTGGGGGCCTTATGCAGCAAGATATTTATGCACAAAGTGATATTTATCGGCGCCCCACTGTTTTTGTTTCACAAGCCCCATACCAAACGTATAATAGAGTTGTACCCCCACCAGCTCACAATGGCTCCAGCCGACAG GTTCTGCCATCTCATCCATTGCCTGCTCACATTCAGTTTCCGGCGCAGTACAGTCAATTTGGTCCACTGAGTCCTGCTCAGGTAGCTAATAAGCATGGACACTATCAAACTGCTAATTTGTGGTTTGGTGAATAA
- the LOC129792083 gene encoding homeodomain-interacting protein kinase 2 isoform X1: protein MKTSHFSTNYDFPSRPFIQGASTTICHQSSGQIHTQDKEYYQSGSGEGGDYPSSSSGFHLTTKYHHSSSSQQHQQQQQQHYDNDCSIVSTARIIASNHPSSASANSYGGGPNHLEANNKYEVAANEARNPLSTSAGDTVEATGEYHVIKNAINKNQQKGAKRKREPAECDCGCVDSTIVSSTSGPLSAAPSTSSKTAHTKVANSGGHATTQAPNKRSSSGADGDYQLVQHEVLYSLSAQYEVLEFLGRGTFGQVVKCWKKGTSEIVAIKILKNHPSYARQGQIEVSILSRLSQENADEFNFVRAFECFQHKNHTCLVFEMLEQNLYDFLKHNKFSPLPLKYIRPILQQVLTALLKLKQLGLIHADLKPENIMLVDPVRQPYRVKVIDFGSASHVSKTVCNTYLQSRYYRAPEIILGLPFCEAIDMWSLGCVVAELFLGWPLYPGSSEYDQIRYISQTQGLPTEHMLNSASKTAKFFYRDVDSTYPFWRLKTPEEHEAETNTRSKEARKYIFNCLDDIGQVNVPTDLEGGQLLAEKTDRREFIDLLKRMLTIDQERRITPAEALNHAFTTLTHLVDYAHCNNVKASVQMMEVCRRSDFHTVQPAQTLVTNFVPNTTENMTFTINNQLTSQVQRLVRERPTTYDNLYQIYGGRTVGRQYASGRTDAFQHQLVSSILCPPGYQAMPSPTKHVVVGGTAMQPPLQITSQQYVNVPVPVSMVEPSSGQRMLLTNAVQTNSVAWPQSGRQVALVPSWPQQGAPHSLIVDPAPFLNVEEIYPKHHLSLQRHEPKKESPLQHLVVPRHDKKETNQLSPVKKRVKESTPPHQQRYNRTHISPQYHHSSHHFYGSSGTNGSGNIQQPLISLQEQQTVMPASVGHHAEVVSGSHGGSHHHHSSSNHHSHHNHHGHTNSGQSGNAAYVSGVGNSVAKQQTITIHDTPSPTAIITISDSEDESPEVHQTPCKNTTRSHNSSSSSCRSNHPSNVSNNQNVGTMTNSSSSSSVNSSNRNRKNVISCVTVGDSDNEERARSPKVIQQNLTHHTSKATTASSGHHHTHAQPVQQGSNHTSEQRHKSSQSSSSSVKYEPHAVQSQKKRLLAMAQNECFLQTSSSSSNQLHVPKQEPTEFTYDYTQVDKRASWAPPAHHNHHKRDTAPYMSSQHPPPMAHTKNSSTAVAAVAAASWGAPVYRQQHQSANTPLGSSPGGLMQQDIYAQSDIYRRPTVFVSQAPYQTYNRVVPPPAHNGSSRQVNNNLHSIKKYTHLIFLAGSAISSIACSHSVSGAVQSIWSTESCSGS from the exons ATGAAAACGTCGCATTTTTCGACCAACTACGACTTCCCGAGTCGCCCTTTTATTCAGGGAGCATCAACAACAATTTGTCACCAATCAAGCGGGCAAATTCACACGCAAGACAAGGAATACTACCAAAGTGGCAGCGGTGAAGGCGGCGATTATCCATCATCATCGTCAGGCTTTCATCTTACCACCAAATACCATCATTCATCGTCCTCCCAGCAACACcaacagcaacaacaacaacactaTGATAACGATTGCTCCATAGTTAGCACGGCGAGGATCATCGCAAGCAATCACCCATCATCTGCTTCCGCTAATTCATACGGCGGTGGTCCAAATCATTTGGAAGCAAATAACAAATATGAGGTAGCGGCCAATGAGGCCCGAAATCCCCTTAGTACAAGTGCAGGAGATACTGTAGAAGCCACGGGGGAATATCACGTAATTAAGAACgcaatcaataaaaatcagCAGAAAGGAGCAAAGAGAAAACGAGAACCAG CTGAGTGCGATTGCGGTTGTGTTGACTCAACAATTGTTAGTAGTACGTCGGGGCCGCTTAGTGCTGCCCCATCGACCAGCTCAAAAACGGCACACACTAAAGTTGCAAATTCTGGGGGTCATGCAACAACGCAGGCCCCCAATAAACGTTCCAGCAGCGGCGCTGACGGTGACTATCAATTGGTTCAGCATGAAGTTTTGTATTCGCTATCAGCACAATATGAg gtGCTGGAGTTTCTTGGACGTGGTACTTTTGGACAAGTAGTTAAATGCTGGAAGAAAGGGACGAGTGAAATTGTTGCAATTAAAATCCTCAAGAATCACCCATCGTATGCGAGACAAGGGCAAATTGAAGTTTCCATTTTATCCCGCCTAAGCCAGGAGAATGCCGATGAATTCAACTTTGTGCGGGCATTTGAGTGCTTTCAGCACAAAAACCATACATGTTTGGTTTTTGAAATGCTGGAGCAGAATTTATATGACTTCTTGAAGCATAACAAATTTTCACCTCTGCCACTGAAATACATTAGACCAATACTTCagcag GTTTTGACGGCCctattgaaattaaaacaaCTGGGACTGATTCACGCTGATCTTAAACCAGAAAATATTATGCTCGTGGATCCAGTGCGTCAACCTTACAg ggtgAAAGTTATTGACTTTGGCAGTGCATCGCATGTAAGTAAAACAGTGTGCAACACGTACTTACAATCGCGCTACTATCGAGCACCGGAAATTATTCTGGGATTGCCATTTTGCGAGGCAATTGACATGTGGTCCCTTGGATGTGTGGTAGCTGAGCTATTTCTTGGTTGGCCTTTGTATCCTGGTTCATCGGAATATGATCAAATTAG gTACATATCGCAAACACAAGGTCTGCCGACTGAACACATGCTCAACAGTGCTAGCAAGACGGCAAAATTCTTCTATCGTGATGTGGACTCAACGTATCCTTTCTGGCGTTTAAAGACACCTGAAGAACACGAAGCTGAAACGAATACACGGAGTAAAGAAGCAAGAAAGTATATCTTCAACTGCTTGGATGATATTGGTCAAGTGAATGTACCCACGGATTTGGAGGGTGGACAACTACTCGCAGAAAAGACAGATAGaagggaatttattgatttactgAAGAGGATGCTAACAATTGATCAGGAGCGTCGTATTACACCGGCTGAAGCTCTTAATCACGCCTTTACTACACTCACACACCTTGTGGATTATGCTCACTGTAACAATGTTAAGGCATCAGTGCAGATGATGGAAGTGTGTCGTCGTAGTGATTTTCATAC GGTTCAACCGGCACAGACTCTTGTCACAAATTTTGTACCTAATACAACGGAAAATATGACTTTTACCATTAATAACCAATTAACAAGTCAAGTGCAGCGTTTAGTCCGTGAACGTCCTACCACATATGACAATCTCTATCAAATTTATGGAG GTCGAACTGTAGGTCGGCAGTATGCTAGTGGACGTACAGATGCTTTCCAACATCAACTGGTATCAAGTATTCTCTGTCCACCTGGGTATCAGGCAATGCCCAGTCCAACGAAGCATGTTGTAGTTGGTGGAACTGCTATGCAACCACCGCTGCAGATAACATCGCAGCAGTATGTTAATGTACCAGTACCTGTATCAATGGTGGAACCATCGTCGGGTCAGCGAATGCTCCTCACGAATGCCGTGCAAACTAATAGCGTAGCATGGCCGCAGAGTGGGCGTCAAGTAGCATTGGTACCATCTTGGCCGCAACAGGGTGCACCACACTCTCTCATTGTGGATCCAGCACCTTTCCTCAATGTTGAAGAGATCTATCCCAAGCACCATCTGAGTCTGCAGCGGCATGAACCGAAAAAGGAATCACCTTTGCAGCATCTCGTTGTACCGCGACATGATAAAAAGGAAACAAATCAATTGTCTCCAGTTAAGAAGCGCGTGAAAGAGAGTACCCCACCACATCAGCAACGCTACAATCGTACCCACATTTCGCCACAATATCACCACAGTTCGCATCATTTCTATGGTTCAAGTGGCACCAATGGTAGTGGGAACATCCAACAGCCATTGATATCATTGCAAGAGCAACAAACAGTTATGCCAGCATCTGTGGGTCATCATGCTGAAGTTGTGAGCGGTAGTCACGGTGGTAGCCATCACCACCATAGTAGCAGCAATCACCACAGCCATCACAACCACCATGGGCACACAAATAGTGGTCAAAGTGGGAATGCAGCGTACGTTAGTGGTGTTGGTAATTCCGTGGCGAAGCAGCAAACAATAACAATTCACGATACACCTTCACCCACGGCAATTATAACAATTTCCGACAGTGAAGATGAGAGCCCCGAAGTACACCAGACTCCATGTAAAAATACAACTCGCAGTCACAACTCCTCATCGTCATCGTGTCGCTCCAATCACCCCAGCAATGTATCAAATAATCAAAATGTCGGCACAATGACAAACTCCTCGTCATCGTCATCGGTAAATTCATCCAATAGGAATCGCAAGAATGTCATTTCTTGCGTAACAGTGGGCGACAGTGACAATGAGGAGAGAGCACGAAGCCCCAAAGTAATACAGCAAAACTTAACTCATCATACAAGTAAAGCCACCACAGCATCATCTGGTCATCACCACACGCATGCACAGCCTGTGCAACAAGGATCAAATCACACGAGTGAGCAGAGACACAAATCTTCACAGTCATCCAGTTCATCTGTTAAATATGAACCACATGCAGTTCAATCACAGAAAAAGCGTCTTCTTGCAATGGCGCAAAATGAATGTTTCCTCCAAacttcatcatcatcgtcaaATCAATTGCATGTCCCGAAGCAAGAACCAACGGAATTTACGTATGATTACACACAAGTTGATAAGAGGGCATCATGGGCACCACCGGCACATCACAATCACCACAAGAGAGATACAGCACCGTATATGTCTTCGCAGCATCCACCACCAATGGCGCATACGAAAAATTCATCAACTGCCGTGGCTGCTGTAGCTGCTGCATCATGGGGTGCACCAGTCTATCGGCAGCAACATCAATCAGCCAATACACCCCTGGGTAGTTCCCCTGGGGGCCTTATGCAGCAAGATATTTATGCACAAAGTGATATTTATCGGCGCCCCACTGTTTTTGTTTCACAAGCCCCATACCAAACGTATAATAGAGTTGTACCCCCACCAGCTCACAATGGCTCCAGCCGACAGGTAAATAACAATCTTCAtagcattaaaaaatatactcaTTTAATCTTCCTTGCAGGTTCTGCCATCTCATCCATTGCCTGCTCACATTCAGTTTCCGGCGCAGTACAGTCAATTTGGTCCACTGAGTCCTGCTCAGGTAGCTAA